In Luteimonas viscosa, the genomic window AGCGACGGGTCGAGGTTTTCCTTGAGCGCCGACAGGTAGGCATTGCCGCCGTCCTGCGAGGCGCCAGCGCCGAGGCTGGCGCCGAGCGCTTCGGCGCGGCTCGCGAACTCCAGCGAGCCGATCCCCGCCGCGCCCTCGTCGAGCAGGTCCATCGAGAAATCGGCCACCCCCTCCTTGCCGGCTGGATCGGAGGCGTAGCCGCCGTTGAACTCGTAGCTGACCTGCACCACCGGGATCTCGTGGCGCTCGGCGAGGATCACCCGGGTGCCGTTCTCCAGGCTCGCGCGCTGCAGCGGGGGGAACTTGAGCTCGGGGAAGCGGGTGGTCTTCGGCACGCCGAGGCTGCGGTCGACCACGCTCGGCGTGGTGGCGTACTTCGGATCCGGATCCGGGAGGTCGAACGGCGCCGGCGTGACGGCCGGCTCCTCGGCCAGCGCGGTGCGCTCGCCCGGTTCGACGACGATGGTGTGGCTGCCCTCGCCCAGCCAGTGCGCCCCCACCGCCATCAGGTCGCGGGCGCTGGCCGCCTCGACGTTGGCCAGCTGCTCGCGGAAGCAGCCCGGATCGCCTTCGTACACGGTGCATTCGGCCAGCACGTCGGCCTTGCCGCCGAAGCCGCCGATGCGCTCGATGCCGCGGATGAAGCCGGCACGGATCATGGTGCGGGCGCGCTCGAGCTCGTCGGCGCTGGGGCCATGCGCGACCAGCCTGGCGATCTCCTCGTCGATGATCGCCTCCACCCGTGCCGGGTCGACGCCCTGCTTGACCGTGGCGACGATGTAGAAGTTCGAACCCAGTTGCGAAGGCCCGGCCATCGCGCTGATGTTGTCGACCAGTTTCTCGCCGTGCAGCAGGCGCGTGTCCAGCCGCGAGGATTTCGCGCCGCCGAGCACGTAGCCCAGCATCTGCAGGTGGTCGAGTTCGACGCTGCCGGCCGGCGGCACGTTCCAGACGCGGTAGATGCGCGGCTGCGGCACCTTGTCCTGCATCACCTCGCGGGTGGTGGCCGCGCGCTTGCCCACGTCGGTGTCGGGCTGGGCCATCGTCGGGCCCGCGGGGATGTGGCCGAAGTACTTCGCCACCTTCTCCTTCGCGGTCGCGACGTCGATGTCGCCCGCCAGCACCAGCACCGCGTTGTTGGGGCCGTACCACGCGTTGAACCACTGCTTCACGTCGTCCAGCGACGCCGCGTTGAGATCGTTCATCGAGCCGATCACGCTGTGGCCGTACGGATGCGTGGCCGGATACAGCGCGCGGGTCAGCTTCTCCCAGACCTGGCCGTAGGGCTGGTTCTCGCGCTGGCGCTTCTCGTTCTGGACCACGCCACGCTGTTCGTCGAGCGCGGCCTGGTCGATCGCGCCGAGCAGGTGGCCCATGCGGTCGGATTCCATCCACAGCGCCATGTCCAGCGCGGTGGTGGGCACGTTCTGGAAGTAGTTGGTGCGGTCGGTGTTGGTGGTGCCGTTCTGGTCGGTGGCGCCCACGGCGCGGAACGGGTCGAAGAACTCGCCGTCGTGATGCTCGCTGCGCTGGAACATCAGGTGTTCGAACAGGTGGGCGAAGCCGCTGCGGCCGGCCGGCTCGTCCTTGCTGCCGACGTGGTACCAGATGTTGACCGCGACGATCGGCGCCTTGCGGTCGGTGTGCACCACCACCCGCAGGCCGTTGGGCAGGGTGAAGGTTTCGAAGGGGATGTCGACCGAGGTCTCGTTCGCCGCGGCGACGACCGGAAGGGCGGCCAATCCGCCGCCCAGCGCCAGGCCGAGGGCGATCGACAGCAGGGCGCGGCGCGCGGGACGGCGGAACGAGGCGAGGACGGTCGGCATTCGGGAAATCCTGATGCGGTTGGATGCATGGCATGGTAGTCGAGCCGGCGCAGCCGCCCCCGGGCCGAAAGTCCCGGCAACGGCCGCCCGGCGATGACGCCACCTGCACCCG contains:
- a CDS encoding M16 family metallopeptidase — translated: MPTVLASFRRPARRALLSIALGLALGGGLAALPVVAAANETSVDIPFETFTLPNGLRVVVHTDRKAPIVAVNIWYHVGSKDEPAGRSGFAHLFEHLMFQRSEHHDGEFFDPFRAVGATDQNGTTNTDRTNYFQNVPTTALDMALWMESDRMGHLLGAIDQAALDEQRGVVQNEKRQRENQPYGQVWEKLTRALYPATHPYGHSVIGSMNDLNAASLDDVKQWFNAWYGPNNAVLVLAGDIDVATAKEKVAKYFGHIPAGPTMAQPDTDVGKRAATTREVMQDKVPQPRIYRVWNVPPAGSVELDHLQMLGYVLGGAKSSRLDTRLLHGEKLVDNISAMAGPSQLGSNFYIVATVKQGVDPARVEAIIDEEIARLVAHGPSADELERARTMIRAGFIRGIERIGGFGGKADVLAECTVYEGDPGCFREQLANVEAASARDLMAVGAHWLGEGSHTIVVEPGERTALAEEPAVTPAPFDLPDPDPKYATTPSVVDRSLGVPKTTRFPELKFPPLQRASLENGTRVILAERHEIPVVQVSYEFNGGYASDPAGKEGVADFSMDLLDEGAAGIGSLEFASRAEALGASLGAGASQDGGNAYLSALKENLDPSLALFADMVRRPNYDPAEIERIRATWIAGIRQQKAQPAGMAMRVLPALLYGETHPYGAPGSGTEASIAALGRDDLLAFHRQWVRPEHATLIVVGDTTLAEIVPALERHFGDWTGDGVAPEAVDLPQVALPEAPRVFLIDQPGAVQANIFAAQVVPSTKDPDAVRLEMANGVIGGDFTARLNMNLREDKHWSYGARSSLGGALGQRRWMVSAPVQIDKTGESLAEIQREVAQFASGAQPPSEAEVERVRAIQTLSLPGAYETAWSVMNTIGGIVRFDRPDDYVFRRKAEVESITPAQVAEAARTIRPQALTWVVVGDLEQIEAPVRALDLGETRVIDADGKPVGE